One genomic segment of Candidatus Nanopelagicales bacterium includes these proteins:
- a CDS encoding MFS transporter → MTQPASESAGTVSTAGGATAGEPAPSSGQLIAFASGSIGMGVWVTVPGLLLLFFLTNVVGVNPFIAGLVLLLPKLLDIVMHPWFGSVSDRQLAKRGNRRMMMFFGLLLGLAMVAMFSVPAAMSGAAAAVWVGFFYILGNISFASFQVPYITTPSDLDVSYFQRTRVMSYRMFLLILGLLGAGVAAPALVASEERSSYSLMALSLGIVMLVTALIAIASVKSLSKFMTSEHRNPELEHVGLVAGLKVAWADRNFRALVLSYLFTGATTHLFLAGVPFFAEYVFDNSKLTAVFMGAFLGPALIATPIWLRISKRIGKQRGLIICQLMFAAGALALLLGPVIGFAPTVLIVVVLGTAFAGLQLFAYAMVPDVARAASPDGSKAGSYTGVWTATEATGTAFGPYIYAAVLGLGGFVAATADNPVTQSSSAETALLLGFTIVPAVMMVIAMLFQRRYKLEVAGQPELIDA, encoded by the coding sequence GTGACTCAACCAGCGAGCGAGAGCGCCGGAACAGTGTCTACCGCCGGCGGCGCCACGGCAGGTGAACCAGCACCCTCCTCGGGGCAACTCATCGCGTTTGCCAGCGGCTCGATCGGCATGGGCGTCTGGGTGACCGTCCCCGGACTACTGCTGTTGTTTTTCCTCACCAATGTGGTCGGCGTTAACCCGTTCATCGCTGGCTTGGTGCTGCTGCTGCCCAAACTGCTCGACATCGTGATGCACCCGTGGTTCGGCAGCGTGTCCGACCGCCAACTTGCAAAGCGTGGCAACCGACGAATGATGATGTTCTTCGGCCTGCTGCTCGGGCTCGCGATGGTTGCGATGTTCTCAGTGCCAGCCGCGATGTCGGGCGCGGCCGCGGCGGTGTGGGTGGGCTTCTTCTACATCTTGGGCAACATCTCGTTCGCGAGTTTCCAGGTTCCCTACATCACCACCCCGAGTGACTTGGACGTCTCGTACTTCCAACGCACCCGCGTGATGAGTTACCGGATGTTTCTGCTCATCCTCGGCCTGCTTGGTGCCGGCGTCGCCGCACCGGCGTTGGTTGCCTCGGAAGAGCGGAGCAGCTACTCGCTGATGGCGCTGAGCCTGGGCATCGTCATGTTGGTGACCGCGCTCATCGCGATCGCAAGCGTCAAGAGTCTGAGCAAGTTCATGACCAGCGAGCACCGCAATCCCGAACTCGAGCATGTGGGACTGGTCGCTGGACTGAAGGTCGCGTGGGCGGACCGCAACTTCCGTGCTTTGGTCTTGTCCTACCTCTTCACTGGCGCGACCACGCACCTGTTCCTGGCCGGGGTTCCGTTCTTTGCCGAGTACGTCTTCGACAACAGCAAACTCACAGCGGTGTTCATGGGTGCGTTCCTCGGTCCGGCGCTCATCGCGACCCCGATCTGGCTGCGAATCTCCAAACGGATCGGCAAGCAGAGAGGCCTCATCATCTGCCAGCTGATGTTCGCAGCAGGTGCACTGGCATTGCTGCTTGGTCCGGTGATCGGGTTTGCGCCCACTGTGTTGATCGTCGTCGTCCTGGGCACGGCGTTCGCGGGTCTGCAACTGTTCGCCTACGCGATGGTTCCCGATGTCGCCCGCGCTGCGAGCCCCGACGGCTCCAAGGCCGGCTCCTACACCGGGGTGTGGACTGCCACCGAAGCGACCGGAACCGCCTTCGGCCCCTACATCTACGCGGCAGTCCTGGGCCTCGGCGGATTCGTCGCCGCGACCGCCGACAACCCCGTCACGCAGAGTTCCTCGGCCGAGACCGCCCTGTTGCTGGGCTTCACCATTGTTCCCGCCGTGATGATGGTCATCGCGATGTTGTTCCAGCGCCGCTACAAACTTGAGGTGGCGGGACAACCGGAACTTATCGACGCGTAG
- a CDS encoding amidohydrolase family protein gives MADFDVVIRNGRVIDGTGAPARIADIAITGSVIAAVGPDLPGTGEREIDAAGMLVTPGWVDHHTHYDGQVTWDQWLTPSSWHGVTTAVMGNCGVGFAPARPDKHDWLIQLMEGVEDIPGSALTEGLTWGWESLTEYLDTIAALPKVMDVGAQVTHGPLRAYVMGDRAGDDLAATEDDLQAMAAIVVEGMNAGALGFSTSRTQIHRGSDGELVPGTDAPAHELMVLGEAMSRSGTGVFQFATDHPTLVTREWAWMRELAEKIQRPVMVSMNQSMAAPDVWQEVLPLLEQAHADGLPIFAQVAGRGIGIILCLEGSAHPLLVCPAYWEIAELPLVERVEKLNDPAFRERLKTEATIGDGIPLAALAVEYGRMYLMADDDIDYEPTQETSVESVAAATGRHPVDVIIDELVADDGQGMLYLPIFNYSYGDLSATYTLQQHEFTRMGLADGGAHCGAICDGGMPTFMLTHWTRDRDRGPKLDLEWVIYRQTKQAAEIYGLLDRGVLAPGYRADVNVIDYDNLTFDRPAVAYDLPAGGRRLVQHASGYKATFCGGVQTVANDEFTGELPGTLIRGPQDAPAMSGTVA, from the coding sequence GTGGCAGATTTCGATGTTGTCATTCGTAATGGCCGAGTCATCGACGGGACCGGCGCACCTGCGCGCATCGCAGACATTGCCATCACCGGTTCGGTCATCGCCGCGGTGGGACCGGACCTGCCCGGCACGGGCGAACGCGAGATCGACGCTGCCGGCATGCTCGTCACGCCGGGCTGGGTCGATCACCACACGCATTACGACGGTCAGGTCACCTGGGACCAATGGTTGACCCCGTCCTCGTGGCACGGCGTCACCACCGCAGTTATGGGCAACTGCGGGGTTGGCTTCGCACCTGCTCGACCGGACAAACACGACTGGCTGATCCAACTGATGGAAGGTGTTGAGGACATCCCCGGCTCAGCACTTACTGAGGGCCTGACCTGGGGTTGGGAATCGCTGACCGAGTACCTCGACACCATTGCTGCTCTGCCCAAGGTGATGGACGTCGGCGCGCAAGTGACCCACGGACCTCTGCGCGCGTACGTCATGGGTGACCGAGCAGGCGACGACCTGGCCGCCACCGAGGATGACCTGCAGGCAATGGCCGCGATCGTCGTGGAGGGAATGAACGCCGGTGCCCTCGGTTTCTCCACCTCCCGCACGCAGATCCACCGTGGCTCCGACGGCGAACTCGTCCCCGGCACGGACGCACCGGCTCACGAACTCATGGTCCTCGGCGAAGCCATGAGTCGTAGCGGCACCGGCGTATTCCAGTTCGCCACCGACCACCCCACCCTGGTGACCCGGGAGTGGGCCTGGATGCGCGAGCTGGCGGAGAAGATCCAGCGACCCGTCATGGTGTCGATGAACCAGAGCATGGCTGCTCCCGATGTCTGGCAAGAGGTACTACCGCTGCTGGAGCAGGCCCACGCCGACGGCCTCCCGATCTTCGCCCAGGTGGCAGGCAGAGGCATCGGCATCATCTTGTGCCTGGAGGGATCGGCCCACCCGCTGCTGGTCTGCCCGGCGTACTGGGAGATCGCCGAGCTTCCACTGGTCGAGCGCGTCGAGAAGCTCAACGACCCAGCCTTCCGCGAACGGCTCAAGACCGAAGCGACCATCGGCGACGGCATTCCACTCGCTGCGCTCGCAGTCGAGTACGGCCGGATGTACCTGATGGCCGATGACGACATCGACTACGAGCCCACCCAGGAGACCAGTGTGGAGTCGGTTGCTGCGGCAACCGGACGCCACCCAGTCGACGTCATCATCGATGAGCTCGTCGCCGACGACGGGCAGGGCATGCTCTACCTGCCAATCTTCAACTACTCCTACGGCGACTTGTCCGCGACGTACACCCTGCAGCAGCACGAGTTCACCAGGATGGGCCTGGCCGACGGTGGCGCTCACTGCGGCGCGATCTGCGATGGCGGGATGCCGACGTTCATGCTCACCCACTGGACCCGGGACCGAGATCGCGGCCCGAAGCTGGATCTCGAGTGGGTGATCTACCGGCAGACCAAGCAGGCTGCGGAAATCTACGGCCTGCTGGATCGCGGAGTGCTCGCTCCCGGGTACCGGGCCGACGTGAACGTCATCGATTACGACAACCTGACGTTCGACCGGCCAGCGGTCGCCTACGACCTGCCGGCTGGCGGGCGCCGCCTGGTCCAGCACGCCAGCGGGTACAAGGCGACGTTCTGCGGTGGCGTTCAGACGGTTGCCAACGACGAGTTCACCGGCGAGCTTCCCGGCACGCTCATCCGCGGGCCACAGGACGCACCCGCAATGTCCGGCACAGTCGCGTGA
- a CDS encoding alpha/beta fold hydrolase, with protein sequence RGYSSYALSLRGHGGSGGAQQLKRTRLRDYVHDVLQAIATLPSAPVLVGHSLGGLVSQRVLQRYPARAGVLLTPVPTGGIPYSTLAGARRKPLTLAKMMAGGTLRLTAEDLFAGLPAAEAQKYVSRLGPESPWAQYAMVYPERVRPITSPVLVVGAQEDALIEAGDIRRCAAAVDAQLLWVPGGHDVMLDSNWREVLDTVLDWVDVTCPADAPPLPGADRMAPLNLG encoded by the coding sequence AGCGCGGGTACTCCAGCTATGCCCTGTCGCTACGGGGTCACGGTGGATCCGGTGGCGCCCAGCAACTGAAACGCACGCGACTTCGTGACTACGTGCACGACGTGTTGCAAGCGATCGCGACACTTCCGAGCGCGCCAGTGTTGGTGGGCCACTCACTTGGTGGGCTGGTCTCCCAACGAGTGCTCCAGCGGTACCCGGCCCGCGCGGGCGTTCTGCTCACTCCGGTGCCCACTGGCGGCATCCCCTACAGCACCCTCGCCGGTGCTCGCCGCAAACCATTGACCCTGGCCAAAATGATGGCCGGTGGCACGCTGCGGCTCACTGCCGAGGATCTGTTCGCCGGCTTACCAGCGGCCGAGGCCCAGAAGTACGTCAGTCGGCTCGGTCCAGAATCTCCATGGGCGCAGTACGCGATGGTCTACCCCGAACGCGTCCGTCCGATCACGAGTCCGGTGCTGGTGGTCGGCGCGCAAGAGGATGCTCTGATCGAGGCGGGCGACATTCGCCGGTGCGCGGCCGCTGTGGACGCGCAGTTGCTGTGGGTTCCCGGTGGGCACGACGTGATGCTCGACAGCAACTGGCGCGAGGTGCTGGACACGGTTCTCGACTGGGTTGACGTCACATGTCCAGCCGATGCGCCGCCACTTCCCGGCGCCGACCGGATGGCGCCGTTGAACCTCGGCTGA